A region of the Channa argus isolate prfri chromosome 14, Channa argus male v1.0, whole genome shotgun sequence genome:
CCACTGCTATGGCCTAGTAAGGAGGTGTTGAATGTCCTCAGAGGATACCTGGACGCCTCTGGAGTTGCAGTGTCTTAGCAGCCATGTCAGGTGTCCTGATGTTTGGATTTTCTCCTGGTTTCGCTTGAATCAGTTTCATGGCTTCTATGAAGTCCGGTGGTACTCTGTTTAACCACAGAAAACAGTGCTAGCATCCACATAGCAGAAACTAAACTCAGTTAGCCTAGCTATTTTTGCTATTAGCTTCaagctacacaaacacacacacacacacacacacacacattgtttatATCTAAAGAGTTGGTGTTTAAACATCGGATAATATGATAGCATGCATGCAAACTCTAGCTAGTCCTAATCCAACATGATCGCTGTGGTAAATGCGAAACTTCTTCATATAAACTAACGCTGAACACACCATTAACTTCACGTAAAGACAGTGTCAGAGTTACCGTCCAGGCAGCTGTGGTGTGTACACTGGAGCAGCTCCTCTCGGTACTGCTGCTGGGTTGAAAGGAACATTATTTTGTCGGTGCATCATTAAATCGCTTTACAGGAGCAGCTAGGTTAGCATGAGTGTAAAGTACAACTAGTTCACCCACAAAGAGCTGGCTGACGGATATTTACTCACGCACGCCGACAGATGGCAGCATTCTGTAACAAGACAGGCCTCATCCCGACCTCCTCTGCAGTTTGAATGATACACCTGTATGACATACAGTATCAACTGTGGTCTCCAAATCCGTGCATGTCACTTACACGCCAGCAGTTGGCATGTCAGTGTGCAGGTTTCACAAAGCAATGCCTTCATGAAATTTAGTAGCTGTCAGACCAAAATTGATAACAGATGATGGAGTCGGTGCCAGCAAACCTCCTCTATGTCCTCTATAGTGTAAAAGGAAAGGATCTGCGGATCTTGTAATCTGTGGGGAATTCATGTCCACAGCAAAatggataaatgaaaaaaggtgTTTCCACCAGACTTGTATTCCTGTTTGGCTTTCAGGGTGGGAACTAGAGCAGTAATGCTTATGTCTCTCCTGGGTTTTTGGCATTTGGCACAAGACTGCAGACTTTCTGCAATCCAGCCTATGACCTAGACTGTAGTATTAACATAACAGGAACAAGGAGCAGGGAGTGGAAAAACCAGCCAGAATCAAAATATCTGCTGTAAGTGTAATCATAGTACAAAGAAACTTCCCAAGCACAATAACAAGGCTGGTTAATTTACCGTTACACTGGGCCACAGGGCTCTGATTCATTGTCTGGTGGtagttttattcaaaatgtttacaaaCCTGTATCACTAAGGCACATTATCAAACTATATCATTGaaattagttgtttttattcaattatttgTTAACCTGTgtcaaaaatatacaaattacatatatttaaaataaaattttactaggttttaagcctagacttaaaagtagagagggtctgcttcccgaatcagaactgggagctggttgaTAGCTAaaagctctgcctcccattctaccaattgaaattctgggaaccacaaggcctgcattctgagatcgaggtggtctactgggatgataaaCTACTGCAAATATGTGGATAAAGTATGATAAAACCTTTATGTTGAAAcctatgaatacattttctgtttgagaataaatatgaatataatctGCCTCATTCAGCAAAGGCACAGAAGAAAATGATATTGTCTAAAATCAACCCATATACCGAGAGCAGAATGGTCTTTGAAAAATACATCTTTGGCATGTGCAGGATCATGTGGATCAgtaaattcaaaacatttatcTTCATCATGTTAACAGTAGCCATCTTGTGAAAAAAATGGTGGATTATGTGAGGTAACCtgcacaaacaggaaacaagaacaaaaccTGCAAAAGTTTCTggtacagacagacaactacagGAAAGTTTTTGCAGCGGGTAAATGTTCAATGAAACTTCTGCTCTGAAACAGAGCCTTCAGATTGGTTTTATTTGGGAACAAGAAAAAGGATTATGGTTGGCTAGAACATCAAATTTCCCATCACCAATAGATAGAAACTCTTTTAATATGAgggaaaataaatagaaatgtctGTGCAGATGTACTTGTACTGTGCAGGTGTGGGTGGAGGAGTGCAATACTTTTTATGCTTCCAACTTGGCCAGGGCATGACAGAAAGTCTGGACACCATAGCTTTGGAGATAAATCTGCTGGTGTCCAAGATATGTGGGTTTCAAACCTGTAAAGGATTTTCTTTTACAGCATAGTTGtggattttctttaaaataccACACGAGCATTGATGCTCTTTTAAGTTTTACAGCttaaaataactgcatttcCATGTCATTTGTAGTATTCATTGGTGTGCACTTGAAatgaaaactaattttcagGCTCCATCTAAAATCTTGTTTTATTGTGCCATAAAAGTGTGAACTTTGAGCATATGATCAGAGCATATAGGCCTACACATGAAAACAGAGAGAACAACAAAGGCAGACATGCTTCTGTCGTCATTACATGACTCTGGCATGTAAGCAAATCAGTCCTACCTGTGACACAAATCagatttcaaattttaaaaggtGATTGAAAATATAGTCATCAGATTTCCTCTTTATGGGGTAATTTTCATCTTAGGTCATGTTATCACAAAAAACATTCACTGATCATTACATCATCTGGTTTTCATTGTGCAAATGAATCACTATAGGCCTTAGTATACAATCTTCACAACTTTAAAGTAAAGGATCATTATTGGTGCTTTGTCTCTACCTGAGATTCACAACTCAAAACTTTGCTACAAGACACCAAGGAAAATCAAGATTTCCTTTCAGGAAATGTTAGACACTACCAAGTAAGGAACAATGcaaaacatcaaatatttatatttggcCTTGTTTTGGTGAAAGCCATCAGTGTAAAAAATAGCAGCAGTTAAGGCAAAAGATTGTTCCTCATGGTTATACCTGAGTACCTAAAACAATATTGACAAAACTACATACTGTGTCATCAGAGCAAACTAATTTGGTCTGTAGAGTACTACATAAAAAAGCTAAACTATAAATCTTTATTATTCAAAGCTatgaaaatggtaaataaaaaactgctgaataaTTTACATACTcagcaacaagaaaaacaatcacTATTGTTTAAATACATCTAAGATATGTGCCACTAAAATAATTGAGAAAATATGTTCATTTTTATGGATTCTACAATAGTAAAAGTCTAATCTTCTTCTGTTAAACAAGCTTGATTGCGCTGTGACTTTTGTGCTATAGGCCATTCGTAAAGGATGTGTTGTTATCTCGGTTGATACTCTCCTTAACTTCCACAGGCAGTGTGTCAAAGAGATGGTCTTCCACAACCAGGCCATTTTTGCGCAGCAAGCGACAGTTTCCGAGCTGAACAGGCAGTCTGTCCAAACAGTTTCCCTTCAGCTCCAGCTGAGTGAGCTGAACCAGTTGACCCACAGCTTCTGACAGAGTAGTGAGTGCATTTTGCCCCAGGCACAGCACCTTGAGCTTGGTGCATCTGAACAGAGGCTTGGGCAGCATCTCAAGCTTGTTGGAGCTAATGGCAAAGTGCTGGAGGTTTTGAAGGTGGCCGACATCTGGAGGGAGCACAGTGATGGAATTGTGGCTCACGTCCAAGTGCCGCAGTTTAGGTAGAGTGAACAAGGCTAGAGGCAGTGACTCCAGGTTATTGTGTGAGAAATAGACAGTCTCCAGAGACTTGACCTGACCAATAGATGATGAGATGGTTATAATTTTATTGTGCCACAGTTTGAGGCACACCAGCCTCCTGAGGTGCTGGAGGCTGATGATCTCCTCTATTGTCCGGATACTGTTAGATTTCAGGTCAAGCTCCTGTAAGGTGGCCAAGCTGAAGATAGCGTGGGGAATTCTCTCCAGCTCGCAGTTGTGCAGCTCCAGGTCAACTAGATTTGTCATCTTTTTCAGACTGTTTAGTACCACCAGTTTTGTGCCATCATTGTGTACCACTAACTTAATAAGATGTGGTGAAAGATCTGTGATGTTTGTGGGAATTTTAGTGAGGTTGCTTTTCAGGCATAACGTCTTTAAATGCCTCAAGTCTCTCATGGACTCTATACCgatcattttgttattttcagagCTCAAGTTGCCAATTAGGTTAAGTTCTCTCAAATTTCTTAGCAAATATACCCATGTGGGTATCTCAGCAACATCAGTGAACTTGACATGGAGGCAGCGAAGATGGTCACGGAGGAAAGCAAAGCCTGTCTGCTCAACTTTGGCAGGACAGTGGCAAAGATGCAGCTCCTGCAGGCATGTCATTTGGGAGACCTTTGCAGAGAACCTCACTTCGGGAATCAGCTCCAGTTTAAGCACTTCCAAATCCGTGAGATCAAACACTGCATTCGGAAGTCCGGACAGCATGAAAAGGTGCAGCTCCTGCTGGTCTTGTGCGTTACGGGTCACAAGCTGCCTCAGTTTTTCAAAGGTCCACTCATGGTTGAGGCTGATCTCCCTTAGCTTGTTTTCACTGACCTCGGACAAGAAGACACCAAAGCGTTTAGAGTAGAGTTGATCATATTGATCAACCATGTGTAGGAGAAATGCAAAATCATTTTTGACATCAGGAATGTCACTAAAGCTGCTTTCTTCCCTGACCTTCTCGAATGAGTATTCTTTTAGAGGTCGACGGAACACCCAGAAGAGAGAGTACAAGCATGTCATCCCATAGATCAAAATCAAAGCCATGTAGGTAATGAGAAGCTTGTTTAGCATGAAAGCCATGTTGTGCGTACAGTAGAAATTTCTGTATCCTGTTAGCTGTTCCACTTTAGGTTTACAATTGTGTGTAAACCTAATTTCAGCCAAAAATGTCGAAGTGTAGgacaatatcaaaataaatttgacaGTTTTGACAATGGTCTGAGCTACGTAAAGTTTATAGATGAAATCACTGTCCTCCACATGAGCTCTAAATTTCCTCACTTTCTCAAACAAGGCTTTGGCCTGCTCCCCGTCTTTTTTGTCCAGGATTGTCATACTACTTGGGACCTCCAAAACAGCCTTATCGGCAGAAAACGTCCGCCCAAGCATGGGGGTGGACGAGGTGATGCTTGTATTTTCATCCTTTCCCTCTACAGATGTCTGCTTCTGTACCGAGGAGGTGCCGGTGAACCTCTGTTTGTTCTCTGAGTCCTCACAAGCTGTTTCTGACAAAGCCTTTGTAGTCCAGGGAGACTCGAAACATCTACccaaaatagaaacaaaatgctCGATCTTTGAACTGGTTTTGGGGTATTTGAACCAGAAATTGCTACTAACCATAAGAACAATGGTGTGGATGAGAGTGAGATATGGAAAGTACTTAGAGTACCAGGGCAATGCAACATGGTAACATATTTGGTTGATAAACACATATTGTTGAAAGTCCAGATTGGTCTTGATGCCTGTTGGTTGAGGCTGATTGACATATTCTTCTGCTACCACAGCGGTTTTTTGACGGCTTACGTGGATCTCATGGACGGCTTCGTCCGGTAAGTCCTTTGTAACATATGCGACAGTATTCACCACAGGGGCCCCGGTGGCTACCGATGAGGATGCTTCTTGTGCACTCTGTTGGGGAAACGAGCAAGGTTTAGATGCTGAGGCCTCTTCTGGGTCCTCCAGACAAGGAAGGCAAGCCACCTGGTCCTTGGTGATCTGCATGGTCATGGCAAAGATAGCCAGCATAAGCATGACCAGCCCCAGGTAGTCCATGAAGACATCCCACCATGGCTTTAGAATGCGGTACGTCGGCTGGATGTCATTCAAGGATGCAACCTCAGTAAGAGTGAACATTGCTGCAAACAATGGAGGAGAGTCAGTTAATAGTGTGTTGCTTGTTGATTTTCTATGGCACTAATGTTACCTATACAGTACAAATTTACCTTTGGAGTTAAAATTGAAATGATTTGTCAAATACTTGATTGaagttgcaaaaaaattaaCCTGCAACTATTCTGAGGGTCAGTTAAGTCATTGTCTGGTTCCTGCTTTTCCACTGTAAGGATTTACTGATTTTTATTCCTGTAAATAGAATATCTTCGATGCACAGCTGGTTTTACAAGACGACAACTGAAGAAGTTAACCTAGGCTCtatgaaaatgacacattttctttcatttaataatgaaaatactaGACAATTTTAATCTATAATTAGCCATTTcatctataaataaaacaatctgtAATTGCAGCCTTGCGTCAAGTTACCATAATCCATCTGTTTATATTCATAAGGGCTAAGAATAAAAAGTCTTTCACTTCACTTCCAACACTGTGTGCTTTTGTCATGACTAATTGTTcaggaaacagaaacacataatGCAAGTATCTAGAGGACACAATTTCAGCATGAAGTTTGATCATTCTAGATCAAACTTGTGGCAAGTTGCCAAGAAGGGAGAGCCACATTGTACTCCCTGACAAAGATGCTTGAGTAACAAATTTAACCCTGAGCTGTAAATGGTATGTGACTGTGAAGGCACAGCTTGTGAAGCTCCGGAGTTTTTATGTGCTCGATCACTTTATCGTTAAGTGCTAATTTCTTTTCTCACCTTTCAGTCCAGTTTAATTccataataaaatgaatgatgtttAAGAGCTGAGCCAAAACTCTACTAAAGCCAGACCTATTACAACCAGCTGATACTGGAACAGTGCACAGTCCTTTGATGTACGCCAAATATCTTAACTCACTGAGATGTTTGGCATGAGAATGTTTCATTAAGTAAAGCCctgcaaaatgtttcttttcttttctttatttggcGGATGAAGCATTTATGAATCAGGTGCATTTAATGTTTCATCTTTCATCTGTTCTTGCTtctaattgaaaataaataaaagaacgGGTGTTGAATAAATACTTACATCAATTATTATCTGTACCTTTGGAAAAACTGCAGACTGGACTTGACTCCaaaaatgatatattttgttAGTATTGGGTAGAAGTTTAGTGTTTTGAAGAAGAGTATATGTCTGATATATCTTGTGTGGTATGAATGGCATTTTTATCAAGTAGGAGCCAACTGGCTCCTGTgtgtaaaaagataaaaacatttcaactttaGAATTTTCTGGAAGCTTCAGAGTTTTCTCCCCGCATATTTTAGCGCTGCAATTCTAATTATACAATAgaattattatagtttttttaaatgtattgtgaCAATATGTAGAAATTCAACTCTTGCGCAGCAGTTTTACtgggaaaacaagcagcagTTTCAGAAAGAAAAGGTGGGGGTAAATGATTAACTATAGGGGTAAAAAAAGTgtcatttcaatatttttgaggtaatttaaaaatggaataaTTAACTTTGttaattatttcacttttaacCTACCTTCTCAAACACTTTTTACAGCTCCATTTTTAAACGATCAAATATTGGAAACTTTCAGTTAAGTGATAAACCAAATTAATGTATTGTCATGAGAAAGTCTTGTCTTCTTTTACTGTGGTGAGTGTTTTCTCACagtgttgtaatttttcatattatatAAGATATAATAATATCATAACAACAGGTACTTTTTTCAAAAGAGATATTTTGGTGTGTGACAGTGGGAGATGCACATGTCATTTAGTCATTACTTCCATTTAGTTGCTTCAGTTACAGGGTCCTGATAAAGTGCTGTCTCACTATCATACTGGGAGACCTGAATATAACAGTGGCATCATTAATGTTATtaacacctgtgcttttccttcTGTGACAGGCAGACTGTCTGCCATGAAGATGGCCTTAACAGTCAGCTACATTTAACAGTCAGCTACATTTCAGTCTGGAGTGGTAGGCAACAGTGAATGTTGCTCCCTTTGACACCATGTGTCTGCATTGAGCATTAGGGTTATATTTTGCTTATATGGCCACttcttttgtgttatttttttagaaGGAAACAAGTTTgtggaataaataaaatgtcttttttaaaacagaaatgtgtgttgcCAACATACTTAAGAATATAGTCAAACTGATATTTCTGAGTGTTTTTAGAAAATGCACTTGTTGATAGTCTCTCCCTGGTGGTTTATAATTAGTCTCTTCACACACGATGGAAGTAACACGACCACATAGGGTacgaataaataaataaatgatccaACTTAGTGCGTGGGGGCACTAAGGGCGTCGCCCAGCGCCACTGAGTCCCAGGAGGGGGCCTGTGGGGGCAGGGGGAAAGGTGGTGTGCTCTTCCTGTGAGGCTGGTTAAACCTGTATGATAATTGTCCCCGTGTTTGTGTGGAGGAACATGTGGAATATTGTACATTAAACTCGACCGAGTGTGCTGCGTGGTACTGAAAATAAGTGAATCTGTAAGTGTTAAAGATGGGCGAAACACCGTTTTATGCGAACTACACTAAAGCGAGATCTGAGAGTAAAACGCAGGCTCCAAGTAAACCATAAGGGGAAAAAACGACCTGTTGGCATTTTTGAATTTAAGCGGACTACCTCCCGGAGGAAACAGCACATTTCTACATCTGCATGATAAAACTCTGGACCTGTCTGTCAGTGAAGGTTTTCAGTGCCcatgtgtatttatgtggaAGCAGACCCTTGTCCCCTAGACTTCTGTCTTCTTACTTGGAAAGGTTTATCTACTTCAGTCCGTGTGCCCTTATTAGTTTGAGGCAAAGTCGGTTGACGGGAGTAGATTTGTGCCCTCAGGCGAGGAGCTGCGCAGTAAGTTGGCTTTTGGTCAGGTGACTTGTTGAAACATGTTAAACTGAGGATCAGCGTGTGTTCTGGCGTTAAACATTTACAGCAGCTAGTCAACGACTTTTTCACTGGAACCAGTATCTACggccacattttaaattattaacagtCACATTACCAACCTTTGAAAACATTATCTCAAAAAGGccaatgaagaaaataaaaacatggatgGAAAAACTTACTGCAGCGTGGTGTTCTTGAAATCCAATTATGTCTTCTTCTGCCTGCATGCCACTTCTCGCCCCGGTCTTCAGGTGCGCATCTAACCTAATTTCTCAGCCCCGTTAAAAACTGCGGGAACGACGCTGCTCTGTGAAACAAAGCTTTGAACTACATTTGCTCAGAGCTGTGTGTCGATAGCTGTTTTTCGGATTCGTCCCTCATAGCTCAGCCCGCGGGGAAGACCCCGCTGTACGATGGACAATATGCGCAGGTAGAACTCCACCGCAACAAATATTTAAGGGCAGCAGATCCAATATGGAGCCGCACGGACCGCTGTTGTGGCCACTATGGGCGCCTCTCATTGGACGAAGACACCGCCTTGCTGCATTCACGGCGTATGCGAAACACGGAAACAGCAGCGACACAGACAGCAGatgtgctgagaggaagtgaagTTTCGGATCTATTAAGACACCTACAGTCAGTCTTTCACACTAAAAGTGTGTGTCCGGTCCACACTCTTCACTGTCCTATTGTCGTTGTTGCTAGGGGTGGAAGAAGAACTCAGATATTCTGTTTAATTAAAGGTGTCATTACCTCAGTGTAGAAATAGAACATAAGtgaaagtttacatttacattatacgtttagtcatttagcagacgcttttatccaaa
Encoded here:
- the lrrc8da gene encoding volume-regulated anion channel subunit LRRC8D — its product is MFTLTEVASLNDIQPTYRILKPWWDVFMDYLGLVMLMLAIFAMTMQITKDQVACLPCLEDPEEASASKPCSFPQQSAQEASSSVATGAPVVNTVAYVTKDLPDEAVHEIHVSRQKTAVVAEEYVNQPQPTGIKTNLDFQQYVFINQICYHVALPWYSKYFPYLTLIHTIVLMVSSNFWFKYPKTSSKIEHFVSILGRCFESPWTTKALSETACEDSENKQRFTGTSSVQKQTSVEGKDENTSITSSTPMLGRTFSADKAVLEVPSSMTILDKKDGEQAKALFEKVRKFRAHVEDSDFIYKLYVAQTIVKTVKFILILSYTSTFLAEIRFTHNCKPKVEQLTGYRNFYCTHNMAFMLNKLLITYMALILIYGMTCLYSLFWVFRRPLKEYSFEKVREESSFSDIPDVKNDFAFLLHMVDQYDQLYSKRFGVFLSEVSENKLREISLNHEWTFEKLRQLVTRNAQDQQELHLFMLSGLPNAVFDLTDLEVLKLELIPEVRFSAKVSQMTCLQELHLCHCPAKVEQTGFAFLRDHLRCLHVKFTDVAEIPTWVYLLRNLRELNLIGNLSSENNKMIGIESMRDLRHLKTLCLKSNLTKIPTNITDLSPHLIKLVVHNDGTKLVVLNSLKKMTNLVDLELHNCELERIPHAIFSLATLQELDLKSNSIRTIEEIISLQHLRRLVCLKLWHNKIITISSSIGQVKSLETVYFSHNNLESLPLALFTLPKLRHLDVSHNSITVLPPDVGHLQNLQHFAISSNKLEMLPKPLFRCTKLKVLCLGQNALTTLSEAVGQLVQLTQLELKGNCLDRLPVQLGNCRLLRKNGLVVEDHLFDTLPVEVKESINRDNNTSFTNGL